The Candidatus Caldatribacterium sp. nucleotide sequence TCGGGATCCGGCACCCCGTCCTCTCCACGGATTGTCCGCACCATGAGTCCGGCAATGGCTCCTATTCCTCCTGTTTCTGAGGTTCGAATGTGGGCATTTTCCTCAAGAATGACCTCGTCACCACGACTCGTGTGCACGAGAAGAGCAACGAGATTCCCCATCGTGCCACTGGGAAGGAAGATGCTCGCTTCCTTTCCCAGGAGTGACGCTGCCAGGGCTTCGAGTTCGTTCTGCATGGGATCTTCTCCGTATACCGAATCCCCTAAGGGGGCCTGAAAGGCGAATCGCTTCATTTCTTCCGTGGGTAACGTGATGGTATCCCGGCGGAGATCGATGATTTTGCGCATAATCTTGCCCTCCTATACCAGGAAAGAGGTAAAAATCTCTTTGAGGAATTCCCTGTCTTCCTCGGTTATGGTCCTTCCCTCTCTGAGCTCCTCCATACAATACCCTCCAATGCTTGAGGCGATAACCCGAAAGAGGGCATCCCCGGGAATTCTCCTACCCGTCTTCGTGGTGATTTCTCCGATTCTCTCTGCCACCTTCCTTCTGAGTTCCTGAAGCCTCTGGACAATTTCCTGAAAGCACTTGTGAGCCTCCTCATGGGACAAAAGATCGAATGCAGCACGCTGGAAAGCCACAAAGAGATCGCTCTTTTGGGAAAAGAAATCACAGTAACAATCCACAATCCTT carries:
- a CDS encoding TetR/AcrR family transcriptional regulator, which produces MEETRKKILEAAKRVFAEKSFFDATLEDVARLSGVKKSTIYYYFESKLDLLMEVVREVLEELATALENNLSRGSTRDILSRIVDCYCDFFSQKSDLFVAFQRAAFDLLSHEEAHKCFQEIVQRLQELRRKVAERIGEITTKTGRRIPGDALFRVIASSIGGYCMEELREGRTITEEDREFLKEIFTSFLV